The proteins below are encoded in one region of Paenibacillus albus:
- a CDS encoding Gfo/Idh/MocA family protein, which translates to MPKVTAALIGAGQRGARAYGPYGLEFPEELQFVAVAELGEDRRMKFQEAHSIASENSFEQWEALLGGPRLADAVVICTQDQLHFEPAKRALEMGYHVLLEKPMAASPEECVQLGEIAAKHDRVFTIGHVLRYTEFYKQLKQLLVDGAIGRLIAIQHTENVEHRHQAHSFVRGNWRNSESSSPMILSKSCHDMDVLLWLVDSDCTKVSSFGSLTHFRAEHAPVGAPLRCTDGCPVEASCPYYAPKMYLEREDWAGLAIRKVVSEDISREAVMHQLRVGPYGRCVYHCDNNVVDHQVVNLEFANEVTVAFTMCAFTMEGGRSMNLMGTGGQIRAHMEKNVIELSDFSTGETKTIAIHAPAEGHGGGDFGLMRDFIKLVSEGGKEASLTGAQVSVQSHLMAFAAEKSRLESRIIDMEQYRRELLG; encoded by the coding sequence ATGCCTAAAGTAACGGCTGCGCTAATCGGAGCAGGTCAGCGAGGGGCTCGCGCGTATGGACCGTATGGACTCGAGTTCCCGGAGGAGCTGCAGTTTGTTGCAGTAGCAGAGCTGGGTGAAGACAGGCGTATGAAGTTTCAAGAGGCACATAGCATCGCGAGCGAGAATAGCTTCGAGCAGTGGGAAGCGCTGCTGGGCGGACCGAGGCTAGCTGATGCGGTGGTGATCTGTACGCAGGATCAGCTACATTTTGAGCCGGCGAAACGTGCGCTTGAGATGGGCTATCATGTCTTGCTTGAGAAGCCGATGGCGGCAAGCCCGGAGGAGTGCGTGCAATTAGGGGAAATTGCAGCGAAGCATGACCGAGTATTCACGATAGGCCACGTCCTGCGCTACACCGAGTTCTATAAACAACTGAAGCAGCTGCTAGTCGACGGGGCGATCGGCCGCTTGATTGCTATTCAGCATACCGAGAATGTGGAGCATCGTCATCAGGCACACAGCTTCGTTCGTGGCAATTGGCGGAACTCGGAGTCCTCCAGTCCAATGATTCTGTCCAAGAGCTGTCATGATATGGATGTGCTCCTATGGCTTGTGGATTCAGACTGTACGAAAGTGTCCTCGTTTGGGTCGCTGACTCATTTTCGCGCCGAGCATGCTCCAGTTGGAGCGCCACTTCGCTGTACGGACGGCTGTCCCGTAGAAGCTTCTTGCCCGTATTATGCGCCGAAAATGTACCTGGAGCGGGAAGACTGGGCGGGTCTCGCGATACGCAAAGTCGTCAGCGAGGATATCAGCAGGGAAGCTGTAATGCATCAATTACGAGTTGGGCCGTACGGCAGATGCGTCTACCATTGCGATAACAATGTGGTCGATCACCAAGTCGTCAATTTGGAATTTGCGAATGAGGTGACGGTCGCATTCACGATGTGCGCTTTTACAATGGAAGGCGGCAGATCCATGAACCTGATGGGAACCGGCGGCCAGATTCGGGCTCATATGGAGAAGAACGTGATTGAACTATCGGACTTCTCCACAGGTGAAACGAAGACGATAGCAATACATGCGCCAGCTGAAGGTCACGGCGGCGGTGACTTCGGCTTGATGAGAGATTTCATCAAGCTTGTGAGTGAAGGCGGCAAAGAGGCAAGTCTGACAGGTGCGCAAGTATCGGTTCAGAGCCATCTGATGGCGTTCGCTGCTGAGAAGTCGCGCCTCGAGAGCCGTATCATAGATATGGAACAATACCGACGGGAACTGCTAGGGTAG
- the nirD gene encoding nitrite reductase small subunit NirD encodes MNEIIIGHLSEFPERRSRVVRLGSLELAVFKQTGGTVTAIENRCPHKGGKLSEGIVCGSHVYCPLHDWKISLNDGLVQAPDDGCVQTFPVYIDESGNVVLRIELSESKVS; translated from the coding sequence ATGAATGAAATTATCATCGGACATCTGTCCGAATTTCCGGAGCGCAGAAGCCGTGTTGTAAGATTAGGCAGCCTTGAGCTGGCGGTATTCAAGCAAACGGGCGGAACCGTCACGGCAATTGAGAACCGCTGCCCGCATAAGGGCGGCAAGTTGTCGGAAGGCATTGTGTGCGGAAGCCATGTGTATTGTCCGCTTCACGACTGGAAGATCAGCTTGAATGACGGGCTCGTGCAAGCTCCTGATGATGGCTGCGTTCAGACATTCCCTGTTTACATCGACGAAAGTGGGAATGTTGTTCTGAGGATCGAGCTGAGCGAGTCGAAAGTATCCTAG
- the nirB gene encoding nitrite reductase large subunit NirB translates to MRQRLVMIGNGMAGVSFVEQLLKLNPKRFDVTIIGAEPYPNYNRIMLSSVLAGDAKMQDIILNDWDWYKENHITLHTGETVTSIDPAAKAVLTDKGASIPYDELVLATGSLPFMLPLPGAEKEGVIAFRDIKDCETMIETAKHYRKAIVIGGGLLGLEAASGLLHLNMEVSVVHKHAHIMERQLDSTASRMLQEELERQGIRFLLQQQSDAVLGDSRVSGLRFKDGTEEAADLIVMAVGIRPNIQLARESGIQVNQGIVVDDYMQTNVPNIYAVGECAEHRETLYGLVAPLYEQGAILAKKLAGVAVDGYKGSVVSTKLKVSGVHVFSAGRYADGPGTKALRVQDDLEGVYKKIVFENGKVVGAVMFGDTIESSKVYAAIRSGEDYSGREKEILFGGAGASGGGRAVSEADLAAAMSGDEIVCGCNGVAKETIVTAIMEQGCVSIGEIKACTKASGSCGTCKPVVEAILAATIGFDQVAVVKEGICGCTTLTRDAVVEAIRRMRLTTTKEVMHVLEWNNPEGCSKCRPALNYYIGMLYPEDHEDELESRFVNERNHANIQKDGTFSVVPRIYGGVTTPGDLKKIASVAEKYNVPLVKITGGQRIDLLGVKKEDLPNVWKDLDMPSGYAYGKALRTVKTCVGNTFCRFGTQDAIKMGIDLEKKFERLNTPSKVKLAVSGCPRNCAEATIKDLGVVAIDGGWELYVAGNGGMRVRAADLLTKVKTEEEVLEWTGAYLQYYRETANFGERTSEWSMRVGLDTIKAALANQADRDALNERIDVTLGRTQDPWKQIVENDDLRSAFEALTAPVSPEAAASKESGESNKRGGREG, encoded by the coding sequence ATGAGACAACGATTGGTAATGATCGGCAACGGAATGGCGGGTGTTTCGTTCGTGGAGCAGCTGCTGAAGCTGAATCCAAAGCGATTCGACGTCACCATAATCGGCGCCGAGCCGTATCCGAACTATAATCGGATTATGCTCTCGTCTGTACTTGCTGGCGACGCGAAGATGCAGGACATTATTCTGAATGACTGGGATTGGTATAAGGAGAATCATATCACCCTTCACACGGGAGAGACTGTGACTTCGATTGATCCCGCTGCGAAAGCTGTCTTAACGGACAAAGGCGCTTCCATTCCTTATGACGAATTGGTGCTGGCTACTGGCTCGCTCCCGTTCATGCTTCCACTTCCGGGGGCGGAAAAGGAGGGCGTCATCGCTTTTCGAGATATCAAAGATTGCGAGACGATGATTGAAACTGCCAAGCATTACCGCAAAGCAATCGTGATCGGCGGCGGGCTGCTGGGCCTCGAAGCGGCAAGCGGATTGCTTCATCTGAATATGGAAGTGAGTGTCGTTCATAAACACGCTCACATTATGGAGCGCCAGCTCGATTCGACCGCTTCGCGCATGCTGCAGGAAGAGCTGGAGAGGCAGGGCATTCGGTTCTTGCTTCAGCAGCAGTCGGATGCCGTTCTAGGCGATTCCCGGGTGAGCGGGCTCCGTTTCAAGGACGGAACAGAAGAAGCTGCCGACTTGATCGTGATGGCAGTCGGCATTCGTCCGAACATACAGCTCGCTAGGGAAAGCGGCATTCAAGTGAACCAAGGCATCGTCGTGGACGACTATATGCAGACGAATGTTCCGAATATCTATGCGGTCGGCGAGTGTGCGGAGCACAGAGAGACGCTATATGGCTTGGTTGCGCCGCTTTACGAGCAAGGCGCCATTCTCGCCAAGAAGCTTGCGGGGGTCGCCGTAGATGGTTATAAGGGTTCTGTCGTTTCGACGAAGCTGAAAGTCTCAGGCGTACATGTATTTTCAGCTGGGCGATATGCGGATGGTCCGGGAACGAAGGCGCTTCGTGTACAGGATGATCTAGAAGGTGTATATAAGAAAATCGTGTTTGAGAACGGCAAAGTCGTAGGCGCGGTTATGTTCGGAGATACAATCGAGAGCTCCAAAGTGTACGCAGCGATTCGGAGCGGGGAAGATTATTCGGGCAGAGAGAAAGAAATTCTGTTTGGCGGAGCGGGAGCCTCAGGCGGCGGGCGGGCTGTAAGCGAGGCCGACCTCGCAGCAGCGATGAGCGGCGACGAGATCGTCTGCGGCTGTAATGGCGTAGCGAAAGAAACCATAGTTACGGCAATTATGGAGCAAGGCTGCGTCAGCATAGGGGAAATTAAAGCGTGCACCAAAGCTTCAGGCAGCTGCGGAACTTGCAAGCCGGTCGTGGAAGCAATCCTTGCAGCGACGATTGGATTCGATCAAGTTGCAGTAGTGAAGGAAGGCATCTGCGGTTGTACCACGCTCACGCGCGACGCTGTTGTCGAAGCCATTCGTCGTATGAGGCTGACAACGACCAAAGAAGTGATGCACGTACTCGAATGGAACAATCCTGAAGGCTGCTCGAAATGCCGCCCGGCACTCAACTATTACATTGGCATGCTCTACCCCGAAGACCATGAGGATGAGCTGGAATCCCGATTCGTCAATGAGCGCAACCATGCCAATATTCAGAAGGACGGCACGTTCTCGGTTGTTCCGCGAATCTACGGCGGCGTGACAACCCCGGGAGATTTGAAGAAGATCGCATCAGTTGCGGAGAAATATAATGTGCCGCTAGTAAAGATTACAGGTGGTCAGCGTATTGACCTGCTTGGCGTGAAGAAGGAGGATCTTCCGAACGTTTGGAAGGATCTCGATATGCCGTCAGGCTATGCATACGGGAAAGCGCTGCGGACGGTGAAGACATGCGTCGGTAATACCTTTTGCCGGTTTGGCACGCAGGATGCGATCAAGATGGGCATCGACCTCGAGAAGAAGTTCGAACGTTTGAATACGCCTAGTAAGGTGAAACTCGCTGTCTCCGGCTGCCCACGCAACTGCGCGGAAGCTACGATTAAAGACCTCGGGGTTGTTGCGATTGATGGCGGCTGGGAGCTATATGTGGCCGGCAACGGCGGAATGCGCGTGCGAGCTGCGGACCTGCTTACGAAGGTGAAGACGGAGGAAGAGGTGCTGGAGTGGACCGGCGCTTACTTGCAGTACTATCGCGAGACGGCGAACTTTGGCGAACGGACAAGTGAATGGTCTATGCGTGTCGGACTGGATACGATCAAGGCTGCGCTTGCTAATCAGGCGGACCGGGATGCGCTGAACGAGAGAATTGATGTAACGCTTGGACGTACGCAGGATCCGTGGAAGCAAATCGTCGAGAACGATGATCTGCGAAGCGCTTTTGAAGCACTTACAGCACCGGTATCCCCAGAAGCGGCCGCAAGCAAGGAGTCAGGCGAATCGAACAAGAGAGGAGGCCGTGAAGGATGA
- a CDS encoding GNAT family N-acetyltransferase: protein MTIHYAWSGSKVRLRPVRPEDWAEFHNNDLDSENARLCDEIHFPRSEEGTGIWAVHQSQNGPDGDNVFLAIATLDGTLVGSMNTMSCNARTGTFKYGISIFREHWRNGYATDAVKTVLRYYFEELRYQKVNASVYAFNDGSVALQEHLGFQLEGKLRNMIYTKGQHYDEYIYGLTKAEFEQLYG from the coding sequence ATGACGATTCATTACGCTTGGTCAGGTTCCAAAGTGAGGCTGCGTCCGGTCAGGCCGGAGGATTGGGCAGAATTTCATAACAATGATCTCGATTCCGAGAATGCGAGATTATGTGACGAGATTCATTTTCCTCGTTCGGAGGAAGGGACGGGGATTTGGGCGGTACATCAGTCTCAGAATGGTCCAGATGGCGACAATGTGTTCCTTGCGATTGCGACGCTTGACGGAACCCTCGTTGGCAGCATGAACACGATGAGCTGCAATGCGCGCACAGGGACGTTCAAATACGGAATTTCCATATTTCGTGAACACTGGCGGAACGGTTATGCCACGGATGCAGTGAAGACGGTACTTCGTTATTACTTTGAAGAGCTCCGCTATCAGAAGGTGAATGCGTCTGTGTACGCTTTTAACGACGGGTCAGTTGCGCTCCAAGAACATCTTGGATTCCAGCTGGAAGGCAAGCTTCGTAATATGATCTATACAAAAGGTCAGCATTACGACGAGTACATCTATGGCCTAACGAAGGCTGAATTCGAACAATTATATGGTTAA
- a CDS encoding uroporphyrinogen-III synthase — MARLDGKIIAVTGPRKAEELSRMIGKFGGTAVIRPAQGTVFLDDSQIEQQLRALIDQPADWLILTTGVGTEALLQTAEKLGLAEPFRAALGRMKLAARGYKTVNALRMVGLVPEVRDEDGTTAGLMRALDGYDLQDCRVALQLYGDPAPKITGELLQRGAVCEELLPYRHIAPADEVIGLLLQEIVRGQVDAVTLTSTVQVRYVMGCAERLGMLDAVREAFAGRVLAVAIGKVTAEAMREEGVARVLFPEEERMGSMLVAMSKYYNDAGGQLLAAN; from the coding sequence ATGGCGCGATTGGATGGCAAAATCATAGCGGTGACTGGTCCTCGCAAAGCCGAAGAGCTTAGTCGCATGATCGGCAAATTCGGCGGTACGGCGGTGATCCGACCCGCCCAAGGCACGGTATTCCTCGATGATTCGCAGATCGAGCAGCAGCTGCGGGCACTCATCGATCAACCGGCCGATTGGCTCATTCTCACGACAGGTGTCGGGACGGAAGCGCTGCTGCAAACCGCAGAGAAGCTTGGCTTGGCTGAGCCGTTCCGGGCTGCGCTTGGCAGGATGAAACTGGCGGCCCGCGGATACAAGACGGTAAATGCCCTGCGCATGGTTGGTCTTGTGCCGGAGGTGCGCGATGAGGATGGCACAACCGCCGGTCTGATGCGGGCGTTAGACGGCTATGATTTGCAGGACTGCCGCGTTGCGCTCCAGTTATATGGCGATCCTGCGCCGAAAATTACCGGCGAGCTGCTGCAGCGGGGGGCTGTGTGCGAGGAGCTCCTGCCTTATCGGCATATCGCTCCAGCAGACGAAGTGATCGGGCTACTGTTGCAAGAAATCGTCCGCGGCCAGGTCGACGCCGTAACGTTAACGAGCACGGTACAGGTTCGTTATGTGATGGGCTGTGCGGAGCGTCTTGGCATGCTGGACGCGGTACGCGAAGCTTTTGCTGGCCGAGTGCTTGCGGTTGCGATTGGTAAAGTGACCGCGGAAGCGATGAGAGAAGAAGGTGTCGCGCGTGTCTTATTCCCCGAAGAGGAGCGCATGGGCAGCATGCTCGTCGCGATGAGCAAATATTACAACGATGCCGGTGGGCAATTATTGGCTGCGAATTGA